Part of the Thermoanaerobaculum aquaticum genome, CTTGCTGGCGAGGCAGGTGGGGGTGCCGTACATTGTGGTGTTTTTGAACAAGGTGGACAAGGTTGAGGATCCGGAGCTGTTGGATTTGGTGGAGTTGGAGGT contains:
- a CDS encoding GTP-binding protein, yielding AEDGPMPQTREHILLARQVGVPYIVVFLNKVDKVEDPELLDLVELEV